The Rhinoderma darwinii isolate aRhiDar2 chromosome 8, aRhiDar2.hap1, whole genome shotgun sequence genome has a window encoding:
- the SUV39H1 gene encoding histone-lysine N-methyltransferase SUV39H1 isoform X1, with protein sequence MAENLNAVHGCSVDCLSSESHLQVLCRIEHIRCAALGVNRKNICNFEVEYLCDYKRVQEEELYLVKWKGYPESECSWEPRHHLKCFNLIKQFHRDLERELLRRTKATGNTTSKKAIARCPRRLDSSLSHHVVLKAKQRQRLRLWEQKLNTKRAHPGLILVENEVDLEGPPKDFMYINEYKVGEGLTITQSAVGCKCQDCFTDEQGCCPGGFQNKFAYNEDGQVKVKPGFPIYECNSLCRCGPSCLNRVVQKGIQYKFCIFRTSDGRGWGVRTLEKIRRNSFVMEYVGEIITSDEAERRGQIYDRQGATYLFDLDYVEDVYTVDAARYGNISHFVNHSCKPNLQVYNVFIDNQDERLPRIAFFATRTIRTGEELTFDYNMQVDPVDVESTKMDSNFGLAGLTGSPKKRIRVECKCGATRCRKYLF encoded by the exons ATGGCGGAGAATTTAAACGCTGTGCATG GTTGTTCGGTGGACTGTCTCTCCTCTGAATCTCATCTCCAGGTACTTTGTCGTATCGAGCACATACGTTGTGCTGCCCTTGGGGTGAACCGGAAGAATATCTGCAACTTTGAGGTGGAATATCTGTGTGACTACAAGAGAGTACAG GAAGAGGAGTTATACCTTGTGAAATGGAAGGGGTACCCAGAATCTGAGTGTTCGTGGGAACCTCGTCATCACCTCAAGTGCTTCAACCTCATAAAGCAGTTTCACCGTGATTTAGAGCGAGAGCTTCTCCGACGGACCAAGGCCACAGGAAACACTAcaagtaaaaaggctattgcacggTGCCCGCGTCGGCTTGACTCGAGCCTTTCACATCACGTGGTTTTAAAGGCCAAACAGAGACAACGGCTTCGATTGTGGGAGCAAAAACTAAATACTAAACGAGCCCATCCAGGCCTCATATTAGTAGAGAACGAAGTGGATCTGGAGGGGCCCCCAAAAGACTTCATGTACATTAATGAATACAAGGTGGGGGAAGGGCTAACCATTACTCAGTCTGCTGTAGGGTGCAAGTGCCAGGACTGTTTTACAGATGAGCAAGGCTGCTGCCCGGGAGGATTTCAGAACAAATTTGCTTATAACGAAGATGGACAGGTGAAGGTCAAACCAGGCTTTCCAATTTATGAATGTAACTCTCTCTGTCGCTGCGGCCCCTCTTGTCTAAATCGTGTTGTGCAAAAGGGAATCCAGTACAAATTCTGCATCTTTAGGACCTCTGATGGAAGGGGATGGGGAGTTCGAACCCTGGAAAAGATTCGTAGGAACAGCTTTGTTATGGAGTATGTTGGTGAG ATAATCACCTCAGATGAGGCGGAACGCAGGGGGCAAATCTACGACCGGCAAGGGGCCACCTACCTATTTGACCTGGATTATGTGGAAGATGTGTACACTGTGGATGCTGCCCGCTATGGAAATATCTCGCACTTTGTAAACCACAGT TGTAAGCCAAACCTCCAAGTCTACAACGTCTTCATCGATAATCAGGATGAACGTCTACCTCGAATCGCCTTTTTTGCTACTCGCACAATACGTACTGGCGAGGAACTTACTTTTGACTATAACATGCAag tggatCCAGTTGATGTTGAAAGCACAAAGATGGATTCTAATTTTGGTCTGGCTGGCCTTACTGGATCACCCAAAAAAAGAATCCGGGTGGAATGCAAATGTGGCGCAACTAGGTGTCGTAAATACCTCTTCTGA
- the SUV39H1 gene encoding histone-lysine N-methyltransferase SUV39H1 isoform X2 yields the protein MAENLNAVHGCSVDCLSSESHLQVLCRIEHIRCAALGVNRKNICNFEVEYLCDYKRVQEEELYLVKWKGYPESECSWEPRHHLKCFNLIKQFHRDLERELLRRTKATGNTTSKKAIARCPRRLDSSLSHHVVLKAKQRQRLRLWEQKLNTKRAHPGLILVENEVDLEGPPKDFMYINEYKVGEGLTITQSAVGCKCQDCFTDEQGCCPGGFQNKFAYNEDGQIITSDEAERRGQIYDRQGATYLFDLDYVEDVYTVDAARYGNISHFVNHSCKPNLQVYNVFIDNQDERLPRIAFFATRTIRTGEELTFDYNMQVDPVDVESTKMDSNFGLAGLTGSPKKRIRVECKCGATRCRKYLF from the exons ATGGCGGAGAATTTAAACGCTGTGCATG GTTGTTCGGTGGACTGTCTCTCCTCTGAATCTCATCTCCAGGTACTTTGTCGTATCGAGCACATACGTTGTGCTGCCCTTGGGGTGAACCGGAAGAATATCTGCAACTTTGAGGTGGAATATCTGTGTGACTACAAGAGAGTACAG GAAGAGGAGTTATACCTTGTGAAATGGAAGGGGTACCCAGAATCTGAGTGTTCGTGGGAACCTCGTCATCACCTCAAGTGCTTCAACCTCATAAAGCAGTTTCACCGTGATTTAGAGCGAGAGCTTCTCCGACGGACCAAGGCCACAGGAAACACTAcaagtaaaaaggctattgcacggTGCCCGCGTCGGCTTGACTCGAGCCTTTCACATCACGTGGTTTTAAAGGCCAAACAGAGACAACGGCTTCGATTGTGGGAGCAAAAACTAAATACTAAACGAGCCCATCCAGGCCTCATATTAGTAGAGAACGAAGTGGATCTGGAGGGGCCCCCAAAAGACTTCATGTACATTAATGAATACAAGGTGGGGGAAGGGCTAACCATTACTCAGTCTGCTGTAGGGTGCAAGTGCCAGGACTGTTTTACAGATGAGCAAGGCTGCTGCCCGGGAGGATTTCAGAACAAATTTGCTTATAACGAAGATGGACAG ATAATCACCTCAGATGAGGCGGAACGCAGGGGGCAAATCTACGACCGGCAAGGGGCCACCTACCTATTTGACCTGGATTATGTGGAAGATGTGTACACTGTGGATGCTGCCCGCTATGGAAATATCTCGCACTTTGTAAACCACAGT TGTAAGCCAAACCTCCAAGTCTACAACGTCTTCATCGATAATCAGGATGAACGTCTACCTCGAATCGCCTTTTTTGCTACTCGCACAATACGTACTGGCGAGGAACTTACTTTTGACTATAACATGCAag tggatCCAGTTGATGTTGAAAGCACAAAGATGGATTCTAATTTTGGTCTGGCTGGCCTTACTGGATCACCCAAAAAAAGAATCCGGGTGGAATGCAAATGTGGCGCAACTAGGTGTCGTAAATACCTCTTCTGA